The Acinonyx jubatus isolate Ajub_Pintada_27869175 chromosome D2, VMU_Ajub_asm_v1.0, whole genome shotgun sequence genome contains a region encoding:
- the ZNF239 gene encoding zinc finger protein 239: protein MVTLQSDDYKNMASEEYLSLTVPSQVATKGSSVTFCQNEPQDPQKSKSLFITEEGTERKVLGGESPPMDHCSENLQIKLLSDVTELVSPLVSGEATCQNGQLRESLDRFDCNCKDICGWKSQVVGRSHRRAHTEEKPCNHYHCRKRHNNSSGNNPCEKIHTAEKLHRCSQCGKDFSERSELLLHQRRHAEEKPYKCEQCGKGFTRSSSLLIHRAVHTDEKPYKCDKCGKGFTRSSSLLIHHAVHTGEKPYKCDRCGKGFSQSSKLHIHQRVHTGEKPYECGECGMSFSQRSNLHIHQRVHTGERPYKCGECGKGFSQSSNLHIHRCIHTGEKPFQCYECGKGFSQSSDLRIHLRVHTGEKPYHCGKCGKGFSQSSKLLIHQRVHTGEKPYECSKCGKGFSQSSNLHIHQRVHRKDPIK, encoded by the coding sequence ATGGTGACTCTTCAAAGTGATGATTATAAAAACATGGCAAGTGAAGAATATTTGTCTTTGACAGTCCCAAGCCAAGTGGCCACAAAGGGCTCCTCAGTGACTTTCTGCCAAAATGAGCCCCAGGATCCTCAGAAAAGTAAAAGTCTGTTTATAACTGAAGAAGGCACTGAGAGAAAAGTCTTGGGAGGAGAAAGTCCTCCCATGGACCATTGTTCAGAGAACCTTCAAATTAAACTTTTGTCTGATGTAACAGAACTGGTCTCGCCATTGGTCAGTGGTGAGGCAACTTGCCAGAATGGCCAGTTGAGAGAATCTTTGGATCGCTTTGACTGTAACTGCAAAGACATTTGTGGTTGGAAATCACAAGTGGTCGGTCGTAGTCATCGGAGAGCTCATACAGAGGAGAAACCCTGTAACCATTACCACTGCAGGAAAAGACATAACAATAGCTCAGGCAATAATCCGTGTGAGAAAATCCACACTGCAGAGAAGCTACACAGATGTAGTCAGTGTGGTAAGGACTTCAGCGAGCGCTCAGAACTACTACTTCATCAAAGACGCCACGCAGAAGAAAAGCCCTACAAATGTGAGCAGTGTGGGAAGGGCTTCACGAGGAGCTCCAGTCTCCTCATCCATCGAGCAGTCCACACAGATGAGAAACCCTATAAGTGTGACAAGTGCGGAAAAGGCTTCACAAGGAGTTCAAGTCTGCTCATTCATCACGCAGTCCATACAGGCGAGAAGCCTTATAAATGTGACAGGTGCGGGAAGGGCTTTAGTCAGAGCTCCAAACTGCACATTCATCAACGAGTGCACACTGGCGAGAAGCCCTATGAGTGTGGGGAGTGTGGTATGAGCTTCAGTCAGCGCTCCAACCTGCACATCCACCAGCGAGTCCACACTGGGGAGAGGCCCTACAAATGTGGGGAATGTGGGAAGGGCTTCAGTCAGAGTTCAAACCTTCACATTCACCGGTGCATACACACAGGTGAGAAGCCCTTCCAGTGCTACGAATGTGGGAAGGGCTTTAGCCAGAGCTCTGATCTCCGCATCCATCTCAGAGTCCACACTGGAGAAAAGCCCTATCACTGTGGCAAGTGTGGGAAGGGATTTAGCCAGAGCTCAAAACTCCTCATCCACCAGAGAGTACATACTGGAGAGAAGCCCTATGAGTGCAGCAAGTGTGGGAAGGGCTTCAGCCAGAGCTCCAACCTCCACATCCACCAGCGGGTTCATAGGAAAGATCCCATTAAATAA